From a region of the Rhodobium gokarnense genome:
- the lnt gene encoding apolipoprotein N-acyltransferase — MFQSIANHFVLAWGWRRALYAFLAGALSALALAPVNFFPVLWLTFPVFVWLMDGAVDRTRSGRLARLRPAAILGWCFGFGYFLAGLWWIGYAFLVEADIFGWLLPLAVIALPAGLALFWALGAAAARLFWSESPGRILVLAIAFGLAEWLRGHLFTGFPWNGLGYLLAANGVQMQAAALVGVEAMAVLAVVIFAAPALLATPDRAGRGQRIFVVALAAVLYGGVLAYGVVRLQGATDERREDVRLRIVQPAIPQADKWKPENRKRIFESYLELSARATSPDRIGLLGVTHLIWPESAFPFLLTENPDALAAIADLLPPGTVLITGAVRAEPASVGPNRRYFNSIYVINHEGTIVDAYDKVRLVPFGEYLPAQDFLEAIGLEQLTRLKGGFSAGVARKALTIPGAPPAAPSICYEIIFPGAEHTEDRPAAWILNVTNDAWFGDSPGPYQHLQQARLRAVEAGIPVVRAANTGISAIIDPYGRIIAKQPLNLGGVIDNTLPSANLHTTYSRLGDISIFGFCAILAILTMFLKRRRLQ; from the coding sequence ATGTTCCAGTCCATCGCCAACCATTTCGTCCTTGCCTGGGGCTGGCGCCGCGCGCTCTACGCCTTCCTTGCCGGGGCTCTGTCGGCGCTGGCACTGGCCCCGGTCAACTTCTTCCCGGTGCTGTGGCTGACCTTCCCGGTCTTCGTCTGGCTGATGGACGGCGCCGTCGACCGCACGCGCTCCGGCCGGCTTGCCCGCCTCAGGCCCGCCGCGATTCTCGGCTGGTGCTTCGGCTTCGGCTATTTTCTCGCCGGCCTGTGGTGGATCGGTTACGCCTTCCTGGTCGAGGCGGACATCTTCGGCTGGCTGCTGCCGCTCGCCGTCATCGCGCTGCCGGCCGGCCTGGCGCTGTTCTGGGCGCTTGGCGCCGCGGCCGCACGCCTGTTCTGGTCCGAATCGCCCGGCCGCATCCTCGTCCTCGCCATCGCCTTCGGCCTTGCCGAATGGCTGCGCGGCCACCTCTTCACCGGTTTTCCCTGGAACGGCCTCGGCTATCTGCTTGCCGCCAACGGCGTGCAGATGCAGGCCGCCGCCCTTGTCGGCGTCGAGGCGATGGCCGTGCTCGCCGTCGTCATCTTTGCCGCGCCGGCGCTGCTCGCGACGCCCGACCGCGCCGGTCGCGGCCAGCGCATATTCGTCGTCGCCCTTGCTGCCGTCCTCTATGGCGGCGTTCTCGCCTATGGCGTCGTTCGCCTTCAGGGTGCGACCGATGAGCGCCGTGAGGACGTACGGTTGCGCATCGTCCAGCCGGCGATTCCCCAGGCCGACAAGTGGAAACCGGAAAATCGCAAGCGGATTTTCGAAAGCTATCTGGAGCTCAGCGCCCGCGCGACCTCGCCCGACCGGATCGGTCTTCTGGGCGTCACGCACCTGATCTGGCCGGAATCGGCCTTTCCTTTTTTGCTGACCGAAAACCCGGACGCCCTTGCCGCGATCGCCGACCTGTTGCCGCCCGGAACGGTCCTCATCACCGGCGCGGTCCGGGCCGAGCCGGCCTCGGTCGGCCCGAACCGGCGCTACTTCAATTCCATCTACGTGATCAACCACGAGGGCACCATCGTCGACGCCTACGACAAGGTGCGCCTGGTGCCGTTCGGCGAATATCTGCCGGCTCAGGACTTCCTGGAGGCCATCGGCCTGGAGCAGTTGACCCGCCTGAAGGGCGGTTTCAGCGCCGGTGTCGCGCGCAAGGCCCTGACCATTCCCGGCGCGCCGCCCGCCGCTCCGTCGATCTGCTACGAGATCATCTTTCCGGGCGCCGAGCACACCGAAGACCGACCGGCGGCCTGGATCCTGAACGTCACCAACGACGCCTGGTTCGGTGATTCGCCCGGCCCCTACCAGCATTTGCAGCAGGCGCGCCTCAGGGCCGTGGAGGCCGGGATTCCGGTTGTGCGTGCAGCGAATACCGGCATTTCGGCGATAATCGACCCCTACGGGAGAATTATTGCAAAACAACCTTTAAATCTTGGCGGCGTTATCGATAACACCTTACCGTCAGCCAACTTGCATACGACCTATTCGCGACTGGGGGATATCAGTATTTTCGGGTTTTGCGCGATCCTTGCAATTTTAACGATGTTTTTAAAACGCCGACGCCTCCAGTAG
- a CDS encoding helix-turn-helix domain-containing protein — MPSKKSPNPIDIHVGSRVRLRRMMLGMSQEKLGEHLGITFQQIQKYEKGTNRIGASRLQHIATVLKVPVAFFFEDAPGTPEEAAKGFEEGKPATYVVDFLSSSEGLALNKAFVQIKDAKVRKRIVDLVKSLADDEAES, encoded by the coding sequence ATGCCCAGTAAGAAATCTCCCAACCCGATCGATATCCACGTCGGGAGCCGGGTCCGGCTTCGGCGTATGATGCTTGGAATGAGCCAGGAAAAACTTGGCGAGCATCTGGGTATCACGTTCCAGCAGATCCAGAAATACGAGAAGGGAACCAACAGGATCGGCGCCAGCCGCCTGCAGCATATCGCCACGGTTCTCAAAGTCCCCGTCGCCTTCTTCTTCGAGGATGCTCCGGGGACGCCGGAGGAAGCAGCAAAAGGATTCGAGGAAGGAAAGCCGGCAACTTATGTCGTCGACTTCCTGTCTTCGTCCGAGGGCCTCGCCCTCAACAAGGCCTTCGTCCAGATCAAGGATGCGAAGGTCCGCAAGCGAATCGTCGATCTCGTGAAATCCCTGGCGGACGACGAAGCCGAAAGCTGA
- the metK gene encoding methionine adenosyltransferase — MSRSNYLFTSESVSEGHPDKVCDRISDGVVDAFMEADPVSRVAVETLVTTNRIVLAGEVRGPASINADTMEDIARRVVRDIGYEQDGFHWKNSAFECYVHEQSSDIAQGVDASGNKDEGAGDQGIMFGFACRDTPELMPAPIHYAHKILRLLAEARHSGNEPKLGPDAKSQVTVRYENNKPVAVTSVVLSTQHLDPDLSSYDVRKLVEPYIDRALPEGWISDETSWHVNPTGKFVIGGPDGDAGLTGRKIIVDTYGGAAPHGGGAFSGKDPTKVDRSAAYAARYLAKNVVAAELAERCTIQLAYAIGVPEPLALYVDTHGTGQVSEEALEKALAEIMDLRPRGIRVHLQLNRPIFERTAAYGHFGRIPEGDGGFSWEKTDLVDDLRTALKV, encoded by the coding sequence ATGTCCCGCAGCAATTATCTCTTCACCAGCGAGTCCGTCTCGGAAGGCCATCCCGACAAGGTTTGCGACCGCATTTCCGACGGCGTTGTCGACGCGTTCATGGAGGCCGATCCGGTCTCGCGCGTTGCCGTGGAGACGCTGGTCACCACCAACCGGATCGTGCTCGCCGGCGAGGTCCGGGGTCCGGCCTCCATCAACGCCGACACCATGGAAGACATCGCCCGCCGGGTCGTGCGCGATATCGGCTATGAGCAGGACGGCTTCCACTGGAAGAATTCCGCCTTCGAGTGCTACGTCCACGAGCAGTCGTCCGACATCGCCCAGGGCGTCGACGCCTCCGGCAACAAGGACGAGGGCGCGGGCGACCAGGGCATCATGTTCGGCTTCGCCTGCCGTGACACCCCGGAGCTGATGCCGGCGCCGATCCACTACGCCCACAAGATCCTGCGCCTCCTGGCCGAAGCGCGCCATTCCGGCAACGAGCCGAAGCTCGGCCCGGACGCCAAGTCCCAGGTCACCGTCCGCTACGAGAACAACAAGCCGGTCGCCGTCACCTCCGTGGTGCTGTCGACCCAGCATCTCGACCCGGACCTGTCGTCCTACGACGTGCGCAAGCTGGTCGAGCCCTATATCGACCGGGCGCTGCCGGAGGGCTGGATTTCCGACGAGACCTCCTGGCACGTCAATCCGACCGGCAAGTTCGTCATCGGCGGCCCGGACGGCGACGCCGGCCTCACCGGCCGCAAGATCATCGTCGACACCTATGGCGGTGCCGCGCCCCATGGCGGCGGCGCCTTCTCCGGCAAGGACCCGACCAAGGTCGACCGCTCGGCCGCCTATGCCGCGCGCTACCTGGCCAAGAACGTCGTCGCCGCCGAACTGGCCGAGCGCTGCACCATCCAGCTTGCCTATGCCATTGGCGTGCCAGAGCCGCTGGCGCTCTATGTCGACACCCACGGCACCGGTCAGGTCTCCGAGGAGGCGCTGGAAAAAGCGCTGGCCGAGATCATGGACCTGCGCCCGCGCGGCATCCGCGTCCATCTGCAGCTCAACCGACCGATCTTCGAGCGCACCGCCGCCTACGGCCATTTCGGCCGCATTCCGGAAGGCGACGGCGGCTTTTCCTGGGAAAAGACCGACCTCGTCGACGACCTGCGCACCGCGCTGAAGGTCTGA
- the trmB gene encoding tRNA (guanosine(46)-N7)-methyltransferase TrmB: MTGERRAGTLYGRRKGKKLGARRTGLMAGLLPRLALDLTTPAPDRPALLFPGAAVRALWMEIGFGGGEHLVARAGANPDIGIIGCEPFVNGMAKAVSAVDATGLANIRLHEGDAGDVLDWLPDAALQRVFLLYPDPWPKRRHWKRRFVSRENLDRIARVLRPGGELLVASDIESYVAWTLAHIRDHPSFAWTARRADDWRRPFADWPGTRYEAKAIREGRVPTYLRFRRTDAAPLAG; this comes from the coding sequence ATGACCGGGGAGCGCCGTGCCGGAACCCTTTACGGCCGTCGCAAGGGCAAGAAGCTGGGCGCACGCCGCACCGGCCTGATGGCTGGTCTCCTGCCGCGCCTCGCCCTCGACCTGACGACACCGGCACCTGACCGGCCGGCGCTGCTGTTTCCGGGCGCCGCTGTGCGCGCCCTTTGGATGGAGATCGGCTTTGGCGGCGGCGAGCATCTCGTCGCCCGGGCCGGCGCCAACCCCGACATCGGCATCATCGGCTGCGAGCCCTTCGTCAACGGCATGGCCAAGGCCGTCAGCGCCGTCGATGCGACCGGCCTTGCCAATATCCGCCTGCACGAGGGCGATGCCGGCGACGTCCTCGACTGGCTGCCCGACGCGGCGCTGCAACGGGTGTTCCTGCTCTATCCGGACCCCTGGCCGAAGCGGCGCCACTGGAAGCGGCGGTTCGTGTCGCGGGAGAATCTCGACCGCATCGCCCGGGTGCTGCGCCCCGGCGGCGAGCTTCTGGTCGCCAGCGACATCGAGAGCTACGTCGCCTGGACGCTCGCCCATATCCGCGACCATCCCTCGTTTGCCTGGACCGCGCGCCGCGCCGACGACTGGCGCCGGCCCTTTGCCGACTGGCCGGGCACCCGCTACGAGGCCAAGGCAATCCGCGAAGGGCGCGTGCCGACCTATCTGCGCTTCCGGCGGACCGACGCGGCACCGCTGGCGGGGTGA